The Lycium barbarum isolate Lr01 chromosome 11, ASM1917538v2, whole genome shotgun sequence genome contains the following window.
ACAACAGCATTCTATGAAAAAGATTGTGATACATTCTGTAATTAAGTTGCTTCGACAGTCCAGACAGTTTGGTAGGACCAGTTTAGATCATATTTTACTGTCAAACTGCAAAGCCAATTTTGCATATACGCAAACTGTGCGTTTACGTTGATGAAACAACTAATTCATTAAGTTTAGATGTTGCCAAACAACTTCTCATACTTAATCTTCAATATCTCTGAACAAAATAATTAAGAGATACAATCTAACTAAAGTAGAGGTGAACGTTTCACACACATAATTGAGACAAAAATTGTGGCCAAACGATTTGTTCATCTGGTAGAAGGGGGAAAACAGGGCATTCACCGGATAATACAAGTTAACTACAGTTGGATATTAAATGGGCGATTGACAACCCCAATAACATAGAGGGGCCATGGAAGAAGGGCAAAACTTACTGCACCGAGTGCTTACATCAAACTAAATAAGGGCAAGACAAGTGTCTTCATATACAAAATTTATCACTTAACCATGACCAAGTGATATGCATTCTTACTTTAATTTATAGTTAACTAAAGCCAAAGTGATTGGTTGGGTGTGCAGGTAAGTATTTATCTGCCTGGGACAGTAACTACTATGTGGAGAGACCCCAAGCTACTAATAAGCTGTAAATCAAGTCAAGATAAGCTCTTTACGGTATGCTTAAACACAACTTCCACCTCAGCCTCCACCACAATACAATCATTGACACGATAACCTTTTTCTGATCATGCATCTCAATTAAAGGCATAAAAGCTGGATAACCCCAAGACTTCACGGTAGTTGAAAACCAATTCCAATCTGCAAAAagcaagaaataaaaaaaaataaaaaaatagaaactATTCGACATGCAAAAAGGAATTTAATATTTTGGAAAAGAAAACGAGCTATTAAATTATAGTGGCATTCAGGAGCGGATCTACAGTAGCGGGTGTGGGTTCTCGGGAACCCACATCCGCTAATGTAGGTCCTATTATTATATTGAAAATTATAGTCAAGTATAAGTTTTTTTCAGTTTGGAACCCACAACTAAATGGTTGATGGTTCAATGGCAAAGAAGGGGACACTTAAAAAGGATATTGTCCAGATGTAGGCGAGATCGATTCCTGGACTcatttttttaattcaaatttgcttcttcgttataatttttattttattttttattttttttggaaccCATAACcttaaaatcctggatccgcctctgatgGCATTCATCTTGCAAGAATTCGATCTGAAAGATTGCTACTGACACAAATAGAAACAAATGATTTCAGATATTTAAAGAAGTTCCATGCGAAGAACAACTCAAGTGAACTGGGCAACAAATAAATATTTGCCTTACAAGATAGCTTCTCGCATTCACCATTTATCTGATCTTTGAGGCAAATGCTGCACTTTGCCTTCACTTTTTGACAGTGATCAAAGTCCTTAGCATCAACAGAttttaagaatattgagatatcaCTTCCCTTACATAACCAGAGCTTCCTACATAAGAAATACAAGGATTcagaaatcagaatcaaataaaTTCAAAATGAGTGATGGTACGGTGGGAAAAAAAATACATGACAAACAATGCGCCAAGGAGATGAAGGAAGTACCATTTATAACCTCCCACAGTAAATTTTTCAGAAAACCAATCTTGGTCAAGATTGGAGAAATTACAGATCTTCCATTCACTCTTAAATGAGTCGTTAGATTTTACCATGGACAAACATTCACTGATTTCTTGTCTTTGGATGACAAATATTTCTGCTTCAAACACACATTTGTCATCAACAAGGTATCCATTTGAGGCCTCTTTGAATGTTTTGTGAGACACAAATTTGGGAAGTCCCCACAAGGACTTGATAGGATCAAAGCGCCGCATTTTTCCTAAATCAACGCATTGTAGGCTGTAGCATCACAGTTGAGCCAATTATTGAAAACTAAATAAACTGGAAGTTACTCTGTTTCTACTCTGTTTTGTATTATATATCAACTTAGCCTATATCATAACCATATAACTAAAAAGCTTAGTTGAGATACACTAGAGAGAAATGTATatgctaagaaagaaaataagatGGTCTAACACGCTAATATTGTACCTCGCACTGAAAGATAATTGTCAGAGAGTTGATTGAACAGAAAAAAGTTATATATAGCATTGACCTCCCAACCAGCAGGTAGGAAACTTGTCCCCGAAAGGGCCAAGTAAACTGAAACATGTTCACTTCCTTTATCGCTGCCCTTTCCATCAGGATAAATGATCATTTTCCTGTATCAAGTCCAGAAATCCATTCAACAATATAATTCAGATCATTTAGGACAGACTTCTGTTGAGTAGGTCCCTCCGACATGTGGGCCCACCAGAGTTGAATAGTAAATACGCGTGATACTGTTCATGCATATAAAACGCGGTTTACTGTTTGGTACTGTTCCCGCGGTTTACTGTGCACGCGGTTTATTGTTCACGCGGCGTTACTGTTCACGCCTTTTTCTGAAGCTTATAAATAGAGTTCTAAGCTTCATTTGGAAAGATGGCCAAAAATAACTCAAGAACTCAAGTAGAGAAGAGTTAGAGAGagcaaacaagaaaa
Protein-coding sequences here:
- the LOC132618961 gene encoding ubiquitin C-terminal hydrolase 12-like isoform X4, producing the protein MIIYPDGKGSDKGSEHVSVYLALSGTSFLPAGWEVNAIYNFFLFNQLSDNYLSVRGKMRRFDPIKSLWGLPKFVSHKTFKEASNGYLVDDKCVFEAEIFVIQRQEISECLSMVKSNDSFKSEWKICNFSNLDQDWFSEKFTVGGYKWKLWLCKGSDISIFLKSVDAKDFDHCQKVKAKCSICLKDQINGECEKLSYWNWFSTTVKSWGYPAFMPLIEMHDQKKVIVSMIVLWWRLRWKLCLSIP
- the LOC132618961 gene encoding BTB/POZ and MATH domain-containing protein 2-like isoform X2, producing MGSIASEDEEVTVEVRVASPAHYLLKIESFSLLLESGVEKFESNEFEAGGYKWKMIIYPDGKGSDKGSEHVSVYLALSGTSFLPAGWEVNAIYNFFLFNQLSDNYLSVRGKMRRFDPIKSLWGLPKFVSHKTFKEASNGYLVDDKCVFEAEIFVIQRQEISECLSMVKSNDSFKSEWKICNFSNLDQDWFSEKFTVGGYKWKLWLCKGSDISIFLKSVDAKDFDHCQKVKAKCSICLKDQINGECEKLSYWNWFSTTVKSWGYPAFMPLIEMHDQKKVIVSMIVLWWRLRWKLCLSIP
- the LOC132618961 gene encoding uncharacterized protein LOC132618961 isoform X1, with product MEVTVEVRVASPAHYLLKIESFSLLLESGVEKFESNEFEAGGYKWKMIIYPDGKGSDKGSEHVSVYLALSGTSFLPAGWEVNAIYNFFLFNQLSDNYLSVRGKMRRFDPIKSLWGLPKFVSHKTFKEASNGYLVDDKCVFEAEIFVIQRQEISECLSMVKSNDSFKSEWKICNFSNLDQDWFSEKFTVGGYKWKLWLCKGSDISIFLKSVDAKDFDHCQKVKAKCSICLKDQINGECEKLSYWNWFSTTVKSWGYPAFMPLIEMHDQKKVIVSMIVLWWRLRWKLCLSIP
- the LOC132618961 gene encoding uncharacterized protein LOC132618961 isoform X3, translated to MGSIASEDEVTVEVRVASPAHYLLKIESFSLLLESGVEKFESNEFEAGGYKWKMIIYPDGKGSDKGSEHVSVYLALSGTSFLPAGWEVNAIYNFFLFNQLSDNYLSVRGKMRRFDPIKSLWGLPKFVSHKTFKEASNGYLVDDKCVFEAEIFVIQRQEISECLSMVKSNDSFKSEWKICNFSNLDQDWFSEKFTVGGYKWKLWLCKGSDISIFLKSVDAKDFDHCQKVKAKCSICLKDQINGECEKLSYWNWFSTTVKSWGYPAFMPLIEMHDQKKVIVSMIVLWWRLRWKLCLSIP